A genomic window from Nomascus leucogenys isolate Asia chromosome 10, Asia_NLE_v1, whole genome shotgun sequence includes:
- the JUNB gene encoding transcription factor jun-B: protein MCTKMEQPFYHDDSYTATGYGRAPGGLSLHDYKLLKPSLAVNLADPYRSLKAPGARGPGPEGGGGGSYFSGQGSDTGASLKLASSELERLIVPNSNGVITTTPTPPGQYFYPRGGGSGGGAGGAGGGVTEEQEGFADGFVKALDDLHKMNHVTPPNVSLGASGGPPAGPGGVYAGPEPPPVYTNLSSYSPASASSGGAGAAVGTGSSYPTATISYLPHAPPFAGGHPAQLGLGRGASTFKEEPQTVPEARSRDATPPVSPINMEDQERIKVERKRLRNRLAATKCRKRKLERIARLEDKVKTLKAENAGLSSTAGLLREQVAQLKQKVMTHVSNGCQLLLGVKGHAF, encoded by the coding sequence ATGTGCACTAAAATGGAACAGCCCTTCTACCACGACGACTCATACACAGCTACGGGATACGGCCGGGCCCCTGGTGGCCTCTCTCTACACGACTACAAACTCCTGAAACCGAGCCTGGCGGTCAACCTGGCCGACCCCTACCGGAGTCTCAAAGCGCCTGGGGCTCGCGGACCCGGCCCAGAGGGCGGCGGTGGCGGCAGCTACTTTTCTGGTCAGGGCTCGGATACCGGCGCGTCTCTCAAGCTCGCCTCTTCGGAGCTGGAACGCCTGATTGTCCCCAACAGCAACGGCGTGATCACGACGACGCCTACACCCCCGGGACAGTACTTTTACCCCCGCGGGGGTGGCAGCGGTGGAGGTGCAGGGGGCGCAGGGGGCGGCGTCACCGAGGAGCAGGAGGGCTTCGCCGACGGCTTTGTCAAAGCCCTGGACGATCTGCACAAGATGAACCACGTGACACCCCCCAACGTGTCCCTGGGCGCTAGCGGGGGCCCCCCGGCTGGGCCCGGGGGCGTCTACGCCGGCCCGGAGCCACCTCCCGTTTACACCAACCTCAGCAGCTACTCCCCAGCCTCTGCGTCCTCGGGAGGCGCCGGGGCTGCCGTCGGGACCGGGAGCTCGTACCCGACGGCCACCATCAGCTACCTCCCACACGCGCCGCCCTTCGCCGGTGGCCACCCGGCGCAGCTGGGCTTGGGCCGCGGCGCTTCCACCTTCAAGGAGGAACCGCAGACCGTGCCGGAGGCGCGCAGCCGGGACGCCACGCCGCCGGTGTCCCCCATCAACATGGAAGACCAAGAGCGCATCAAAGTGGAGCGCAAGCGGCTGCGGAACCGGCTGGCGGCCACCAAGTGCCGGAAGCGGAAGCTGGAGCGCATCGCGCGCCTGGAGGACAAGGTGAAGACGCTCAAGGCCGAGAACGCGGGGCTGTCGAGTACCGCCGGCCTCCTCCGGGAGCAGGTGGCCCAGCTCAAACAGAAGGTCATGACCCACGTCAGCAACGGCTGTCAGCTGCTGCTTGGGGTCAAGGGACACGCCTTCTGA